TTCCACTGCAACTGATCGAATACCAATACTCTCACTTTGGCATTGGCATCTGCCTGGGCGGCTGTTGCACTCGATATTGCTCAGTAAGCGAAAAAAGCCGCAACGTATGGAGAGTAAGTCCAATCGAGTAAAGGCGTAGGATAGCCATGATGTTGGACCAGATTAAAGAAAGCGCCGTTCTCATTTGGGTTTTCCAAATTGAAGACATGTCTTGTTCGCGCGCTAAGATGCTTGTGGAGAATTTGAATGTCCTCGCTCAGAAACCTAGTCAGGTCTGCGCGACCCGCACGGTGAAAGGACGTTCGTAGACGCCACGGCTCCGTTTGGCCACGGAACAAGAATCTCCTGCTTTCTAGCCTTTCGACATATGTCTTAAATTCACCCCATTCTTGAATCAGTGGAACTAACTCAGACGGGTTGGCTGCTCTTGAGCGAAAGAGTTTGCAGTTGCCGACTGCCCCTAAATTTGTCGTCCATGCCAACGTCAGTTCGTCGGAATGATAGTTTGCACACACATCCGCATACTCCGACACGGCAACGTTGGCTCCATAATGTTTTCTTACCTCATCCCATGTATCAGGGATTCCGGTTTTCGGGTTAATAGGATGTATCACGTCCGTACGGAATTTGGCTGCTGAACTCTTGTCGTAGGTGCGAAAAAATGCCGCAGTACTAGGGAAACTTCTGTCGGATTCGTTAAGATAAGCGACCCCTTGATAATATGTTCTACGCTCGTCGATATTCACTACGATTAAGCCTTCGGATGACTCACCGTATCTACCAATCCACTGACCGTTCATGCGACAACTCTCAATAACGATCTAACAATGATAAAATTGGACCGCATAAGCTGCAGAGTGCTGGTTTTTACACCGGATAAACTACCTTTGCATTCCTTACCGAAAACGTGTGAACCATCTACGTTCAATTCCCCACTCACTCTAACTGATTTATCAGGGGAACTTATGTGGATCAGCATTAGATCCCTTTCTTGATTAAGATTAAAGGCCGTCCTATGGACTCCAGAAACTTCCTATAGGTTCATGAAGAGTCGAGTCAGGAGATAATTTAATAATCATCGAAATAAGTCAACTAAAGATTAGTGTATTTTCGAAAATTATTCGAGGTCGAAACCAAACGCTCAAATCCACCTGGTCTCCTTTCAACCACGAATACCGTCGTTGAGCTGGGCACAGATTCTTCGCGGAGCCTGCCCTGAGCGGAGTCGAAGGGGCTCAGAATGACAGAGTAGCCGAGAAATCCGACGCCTGCCGTCTGGCAAAGGGAGGGACGCTCTTTTCCTCTGCGGACCTTGTTTGAGCCAGGCGAGTTGGTCCGCTCTCCCCAAATTGGCGTCCGTCCCCTCTTATGAGGCCAGACGGGGCGTCAATGGTTTTGGCCACTTTTGCCGAAACAAAAGTGGCTCGTGGCGCGGGGGCGAAACCCGGCAACACAAAAAATCATGCCAACACCAAATCTTCCAGAATTTCATCTCAAATGACCGGACGCCTGCCGGCCAGCCCCATGATCGGACGCTCTTGTTCTTGACGGGCTTGTGTGAGCGCCGCGAGTTAGCCCGTCTCCCCCCTTCGCGTCTGATCAATCTGATGAGCCCGGGCGGGGCGTCAATGGTTTTGGGTCCTTTTGCCGAAACAAAAGGACCTCGGCTGTTGGGCCGAAACACAGCATCTGCTAATTAATTGGTTAAATGGTTTCTAGAACAGGCTCATTTGGGTGGGTGGATCGGCTGGAGTTTTATCTTTGGAAGAGGCTTGGGATGAGGGAAGGGTTGGTGGTGACGCGGTTTGCGGGAGGGTGGGAGTTTTGCTCATACCTTCCAGGACAGTCTTGAGTTTTTGGAAATCCTCCTTGAGAGGAACCCGGAGATTTCCCTGGTGGAGTGCGGCTGCCGGATGAAGCAGTGGGAACACGATGAAGTTGGGCATTCGAATGACTTGCCCGCGTACTTTGGTGATACCGACTTTTCTTTCCAATAACGTTTGTGTGGCA
The sequence above is a segment of the Nitrospira sp. MA-1 genome. Coding sequences within it:
- a CDS encoding FRG domain-containing protein; the encoded protein is MNGQWIGRYGESSEGLIVVNIDERRTYYQGVAYLNESDRSFPSTAAFFRTYDKSSAAKFRTDVIHPINPKTGIPDTWDEVRKHYGANVAVSEYADVCANYHSDELTLAWTTNLGAVGNCKLFRSRAANPSELVPLIQEWGEFKTYVERLESRRFLFRGQTEPWRLRTSFHRAGRADLTRFLSEDIQILHKHLSARTRHVFNLENPNENGAFFNLVQHHGYPTPLLDWTYSPYVAAFFAY